In Populus nigra chromosome 1, ddPopNigr1.1, whole genome shotgun sequence, one genomic interval encodes:
- the LOC133703768 gene encoding SURP and G-patch domain-containing protein 1-like protein — protein sequence MDKGAPSSLFVNDGSFMEKFKQLQQGNGKEQEKDKGAAEKDSKPKTIVSGSVTPKPSLGKVTMQLKANDGRKTPPTTSGGKLAFSLKQKSKLMAPAVKLGEDEEDEDEVDAVNASGDVSAKRQKLGQLDTSEQSSRRLDVAPPPPSDPTVKNVADKLASFVAKHGRQFENVTRQKNPGDTPFKFLFDENCADFKYYEYRLAEEEKALSQSRDSQISSSGGTSTSASKSTGSYQSLQQQHSNYQIPASALYDDAEEPKGLMSTSSGRTGESSAPAGTDPIAMMEFYMKKAAHEERRRQPKHSKDEMPPPASLQGLSKKGHHMGDYIPPEELEKFLSTCNDAAARKAATEAAERAKIQADNVGHKLLSKMGWKEGEGLGSSRNGISNPIMAGDVKKDHLGVGAHNPGEVTADDDIYEQYKKRMMLGYRHRPNPLNNPRKAYY from the exons ATGGACAAAGGAGCACCGTCCAGTCTGTTTGTTAATGATGGTTCATTCATGGAGAAGTTTAAACAACTTCAGCAAGGGAATGGGAAGGAACAGGAAAAGGATAAGGGGGCTGCAGAAAAGGATTCTAAACCCAAAACAATTGTTTCAGGGTCTGTGACGCCTAAACCTTCTCTTGGTAAAGTAACTATGCAGTTGAAGGCTAACGATGGACGAAAGACCCCACCGACTACTTCGGGTGGCAAACTTGCTTTCAGCTTGAAACAGAAGTCAAAGCTTATGGCACCTGCGGTTAAGTTGGGTGAAGATGAGGAGGATGAAGATGAAGTTGATGCTGTAAATGCTTCAGGTGATGTATCGGCAAAGAGGCAGAAGTTGGGTCAATTGGATACCTCTGAACAATCATCGAGACGATTGGATGTTG CACCACCTCCCCCAAGTGATCCTACTGTGAAGAATGTTGCAGACAAACTAGCAAGTTTTGTTGCTAAACATGGAAGGCAATTTGAGAATGTTACACGCCAAAAGAATCCTGGAGATACACCATTCAA atttttatttgatgagaatTGTGCAGACTTCAAGTACTATGAGTATAGGCTCGCTGAAGAAGAAAAGGCTCTTTCACAGAGCAGGGATTCTCAAATCTCTTCTAGTG GTGGTACAAGTACTTCGGCATCTAAATCCACAGGTAGTTATCAGAGCTTGCAGCAGCAGCATTCAAATTACCAAATTCCTGCTTCAGCTCTATACGATGATGCTGAAGAGCCAAAGGGTTTGATGTCAACATCTTCAGGAAGAACTG GTGAATCTAGTGCACCAGCAGGTACAGATCCTATAGCAATGATGGAGTTCTACATGAAGAAGGCTGCTCATGAAGAGAGGAGGAGACAACCTAAACATTCTAAGGATGAGATGCCTCCTCCTGCTTCCCTTCAAG GTCTTTCCAAAAAAGGTCATCACATGGGCGACTACATCCCACCAGAAGAGCTTGAGAAGTTCTTGTCTACTTGTAACGATGCAGCTGCACGAAAGGCTGCTACGGAGGCTGCAGAAAGGGCAAAGATCCAGGCTGATAATGTTGGGCATAAACTCTTGTCCAAAATGGGCTGGAAAGAAG GTGAGGGTCTAGGGAGCTCCAGAAATGGTATTTCAAATCCGATCATGGCTGGTGATGTAAAGAAGGATCACTTGGGTGTTGGTGCTCACAATCCTGGGGAGGTGACTGCTGATGATGATATATACGAGCAGTACAAGAAGCGGATGATGCTTGGTTACCGTCACCGGCCGAACCCCCTG AACAACCCTCGAAAAGCGTACTACTGA